TTAGCATTGGGCTGGCTGACAACCTTCCTGCCGCGCTTTAAATTCCTTCATCCCTATATGTTAACAGCATTGGGAACTGGATTGATAGGAGCATTTACGACGTTTTCAACATTTAGTGTGGAAACAGTAAAATTGATTACCGATTCCAAATGGGGAATGGCGGTAGGGTATGTTCTCCTCAGTCTTTGGGGTGGGCTATTGTTTTCTTGGCTCGGATATCGTTTGGGAACAGCGGTGGACGGGAGGAATAAGGGACGATGAATCATATTTTATTAGTAGCCGTTGGCGGATTTTTTGGGGCCATCTCCAGGTTTGGCTTTAGCGCTTGGATGAGAGGAAAATACCCTTCTTCATTTCCGTTGGGGACCTTATTAATTAATTTAACTGGATCCTTTTTACTGGGGTTGATTATAGGAGCAAATTTGGCGGATTCCTGGAAACTGTTGTTAGGAACAGGTTTCATGGGGGCATTTACAACGTTTTCCACCTTTAAATTAGAAAATATCCAGCTACATACGAATCGAAATTGGAACATTATGATTCCATATCTAGTTGTAAGTTACACGTTCGGGATCCTTCTCGCATTTGTTGGTATGAGGCTGGGGCAACACCTCCAATAATTATTAAATCCCCCTTTCAAAAAATGAGAGGGGGATTTAATGATTTTGAG
Above is a genomic segment from Neobacillus endophyticus containing:
- the crcB gene encoding fluoride efflux transporter CrcB, producing MNHILLVAVGGFFGAISRFGFSAWMRGKYPSSFPLGTLLINLTGSFLLGLIIGANLADSWKLLLGTGFMGAFTTFSTFKLENIQLHTNRNWNIMIPYLVVSYTFGILLAFVGMRLGQHLQ
- the crcB gene encoding fluoride efflux transporter CrcB, with the protein product MIYFLVGIAGIVGALLRYAIGIYFSQWWHHDFPLATFLTNMAGSLALGWLTTFLPRFKFLHPYMLTALGTGLIGAFTTFSTFSVETVKLITDSKWGMAVGYVLLSLWGGLLFSWLGYRLGTAVDGRNKGR